TCCTGGTTTCCATGATTGTGATTGCCGGAGTATTTGCCTATGTTTTCTCAGGGAGGAATATCCAGGCCACGGTAATCCTGTTACCTGTAACCGTCTTAACCGTGGGGCTTGGATTCGTCCTCCATGAAATCGCCCACAAGCTGACGGCTATACATTACGGGTTCTGGGCCGAGTACAGACTGTGGGTTGAGGGACTTATACTTGCAGTTGTAACAGCCTACTTCGGATTTGTATTCGCAGCCCCCGGTGCCGTCTACATACATGGGAACTACATTGAGAGGGATGTTAACGGTAAGATATCAATTGCAGGGCCCCTGACAAACATAGCCCTCGCAATCATATTCCTTATGGCATCATCGGTACTCCCCGGCCCCCTTGGCTATGTGGCGATGCTCGGCTATGCTGTTAACAGTTTCCTGGCATTATTCAACCTGATACCCATCGCGGTCCTTGACGGTGCAAAGGTCTTCAGGTGGAACCCCCTCATATGGCTCGCTGCAGCTGCAGCCGCATTTACGCTCACATTTAACAGCATGTTCTAGAATGGAGCTGGATACAATCTTAGCATGACCCAGAGTGATAGGATGTTCAGGGATATTCCTGTTAAATATGTTGGATGCACGCACCGTGCCCTTAAACCCGCCGAGACCGTGCAGGAGTTTAAGGATAAACTACCGGCAATAGGCGTCACGAGGATAACCGAGATAACCCACCTTGACAGGGTTGGTATACCGGTATTCTCTGCAATAAGGCCCACTGCAGAGGAGGGGGCGGTTAGCATATACGCGGGTAAGGGTGCCACAAGAAACCAGGCAAGGGCATCTGCCATAATGGAGGCCTTTGAAAGGTACTCTGCAGAGAGAAAAAAAGGGGATAGGACCATCCTCGCCCATCAGGATGAGGCTGAAAACTGCATAGACCCATCTTCACTCATACTCCCAGGGGGCAGTGCCCCTGACCATGAAATTGAATGGATTGAAGCTGAAAACATTGAAACAATGGAGAGGGTCCTTGTACCCGCAAATGCTGTCTTCCACCCCTACAACCCGCCAGTGGATGGGATCGGTCTTTTCAGGTCAAACACCAATGGTCTTGCCTCAGGGAACTTCACCGAGGAGGCTGTTTTTCATGGACTGATGGAAGTGATTGAGAGGGACGCATGGAGCATCTTTGAAGCCAGAAGGGGGCCTAAGATAGAAATTGACTGTTCAGGGACCGATAATGACATCATAGCCGGGCTTCTTGAAAGATTTGAGAGGGCGGAGATAGAGGTAACCCTCCTGGACCTTACATCAGATACATGTATTGCCACCGTGGCTGCAGTTGCAGATGATGTTAAACTAAGGGACCCGGCGCTCCTCACAATGGGTGTCGGGACGCACCTTGACCCTGAGGTTGCCGTTATAAGGGCCCTTACAGAGGTCGCCCAGAGCAGGGCCACCCAGATACACGGGACCCGTGAGGACACCGTAAGGGCCGTTTTCATGAGGAGGGCAGGGTATGAGCGCATGAAACGCCTTAACCGGCACTGGTTCAGGGAGGCCGATGAAACCATCGGAATCTGTGATATGGAGGACCTCTCAACAAGATCCTTCAGAAGGGACCTTGAGGTGACCCTTGAAAGGCTCAGAAGGGTGGGGCTCAGGGACGTCCTCTTTACGGACCTTACAAGGGATGTGGGTGTTCCAGTGGTTCGTGTAATAGTACCCGGCCTTGAGGTGTTCTCTGTTGACCCTGAACGTGCCGGTCCCCGGTTAAGGTCGGCTCTATGAAGCCTCCATTATCACCACCAGGAGAGGCCCATTGAACAGGGCCACACTCCACAGCCACGATCAATTTACGCGGATCATCACAAGCGAAGGACTCAGAGAACAAAACCCACACACACCTTTATGGGCCCTAATGGATCATCACGCGCATCATAGGTCATGTTCAACTTACTAGAAGAGTTAATGATTAAACCTGAAAAAGGAGGGCTGATCCCTCATGAAGAGAAGGATAATCATCTTCACAGGCCCCTCACTTTCCCATGCCGAGGCATCAGAGATCCTCAGGGCCGACTACAGGCCCCCTGTGAGGAGGGGTGATGTTACAGATGCTCTTTCTGATTCTCCGGATATAATTGGAATTATAGACGGTGTTTTCCATCAGAGCCCTGCTGTGGGGCACAGGGAGATCATTGAGGCCCTGCAGAGTGGTGTTACGGTTGTTGGCGGTGCGAGTATGGGTGCCCTCAGGGCCTCTGAGCTGAGTGAACTTGGAATGATAGGGGTGGGGCGCGTATTCAGGGCATACCTTTCAGGGGAGATTGAATCAGATGATGATGTTGCGGTTGCCTTTGACCCCGAAACCCTTGAGCCACTATCTGATTCCCTTGTGAGCATGGATTACAACTTCAGACGTGCCCTCAGGAAGGGTCTGATATCCAGAGAGGGTTACAAAAGACTGATTACCACTGCGAAGAACCTCTTCTATCCCCTCAGGAACTACAGGAGGGTGCTGAATGATTCTGAGATGGAGGAAGGGAAGAAGGATGCGCTCTCCGAGTTCATTAAAGGGGAGGGTGTCGATATCAAAAGGGAGGACGCCCTTGAAGTTATAGGTTACATCAGGAAACTCCTAAGAGGTTAACCGTGATGGTTACACGAACAGGTTCTCATGAGCTGCATGGAAAGATTTCTCCTGCCATAACCTAAGTAATGTGATGTCCATGGAACTTGATGAAAAGATTGGAAGGGTTAAAGAATCCCTTAGGGGGAGGCGTGTTGCCGTTGGATTTTCAGGGGGAGCCGACAGCACGGCGCTCCTTGATATTGCAGCGGGAGTCGCAGAGGAGGTGGTTGCATTCACCGTTGATACCGGTGTCATGCCCCGGGGCTTTACTGAAAGGGCCTCAGAAATCGCAGCCAGGATAGGGGTCCCCCATAAAATCATAGAACTTAACCTCCTTGATAACCGGGAATTCCGTGAAAACAGTGCGAAAAGGTGCTTTGTCTGTAAAAACATCATATACAGTTCCATAATGAGTGAAGCGCATGCCATGGGCCTGGATGTTGTTGTGGACGGGACAACCGTAAGTGACATGTTCGAGGACCGGCCCGGGGTTCTTGTGAACCACCTGCTTGGAATAGAAAGCCCCCTTCTAAATGCAGGGATGAAGAGGAGCGACGTCCTGGAGTACCTTAAACTGAGGGGGCTTGATTACTCGGAGAACACGACATGCCTTGCAACGAGGATAAATACAGGTGAGGAGATAACCCCCGAGAAGATAAACAGGGTTTCATATGCTGAGAGTCTTATAGGGAGCATCTCAGATGCCGGGGCCGTGAGGGTGCGCCATGACGGGAACAGTGCGGTCATCCAGGTAGAGGACCCTGAAGGCCTCCTGAATAAGAACATCCTCAGGCACATTGAGGGTGAACTCAGGGCAATCGGATTTGAAAGGGTTCTGCTGGACCTTTCAGGTTACAGTAAGGGGGAGGAGGAGCTTGTCCTCTACAGGCCATGCCGTGAGGCGGATTCAAGGATAATGTTTGAGGTTAAACTCCCCTACCCGATTGATGTGAAGGAAACCTGCAGCAGCCTCGAATCCATGAAGCCGAGGTGTTCAGAGAAGATGGGGGTCATCATGCTTAACCTTGACGGCAGGAACGTGACCATCTTCAGGAACGGTAAGATAGTCTCAAGGAATGTTAAGGACAGGGAAGATGCAGAGGACGTCCTCCTTAAAGTCCTGCCGCATATAATAAGAAGACTTGATGACAGCAGTCCCGTTACTTAATCATGATCTGCAGAGAAAACTGATGACACATGCAAGAAAATCCTCAGACCACAGACAATAAACCGACGAAAACAAAAAAGAAAATCCTCAGATAACCCTGATTATATTCTCATCAGTCCTTCTTCTGAATGCCGTTATCCTCTTTAGAAAACCCCTTGAATCCTCGCCCATAAGAAGGAGGTCGCCTGAGACCTCAAAGGGCACTCCATCAGCGCTTACCCCATTGAAGATTATCTCAACCTCATTTGAATCATCAGGGATGTCATTCGTCCTCAGGGTGTATTCAATGAGGAGTTCATC
The sequence above is drawn from the Methanothermobacter wolfeii genome and encodes:
- the larE gene encoding ATP-dependent sacrificial sulfur transferase LarE, which translates into the protein MELDEKIGRVKESLRGRRVAVGFSGGADSTALLDIAAGVAEEVVAFTVDTGVMPRGFTERASEIAARIGVPHKIIELNLLDNREFRENSAKRCFVCKNIIYSSIMSEAHAMGLDVVVDGTTVSDMFEDRPGVLVNHLLGIESPLLNAGMKRSDVLEYLKLRGLDYSENTTCLATRINTGEEITPEKINRVSYAESLIGSISDAGAVRVRHDGNSAVIQVEDPEGLLNKNILRHIEGELRAIGFERVLLDLSGYSKGEEELVLYRPCREADSRIMFEVKLPYPIDVKETCSSLESMKPRCSEKMGVIMLNLDGRNVTIFRNGKIVSRNVKDREDAEDVLLKVLPHIIRRLDDSSPVT
- a CDS encoding site-2 protease family protein, with amino-acid sequence MVRFSRGELRDILVSMIVIAGVFAYVFSGRNIQATVILLPVTVLTVGLGFVLHEIAHKLTAIHYGFWAEYRLWVEGLILAVVTAYFGFVFAAPGAVYIHGNYIERDVNGKISIAGPLTNIALAIIFLMASSVLPGPLGYVAMLGYAVNSFLALFNLIPIAVLDGAKVFRWNPLIWLAAAAAAFTLTFNSMF
- a CDS encoding TfuA-related McrA-glycine thioamidation protein, whose product is MKRRIIIFTGPSLSHAEASEILRADYRPPVRRGDVTDALSDSPDIIGIIDGVFHQSPAVGHREIIEALQSGVTVVGGASMGALRASELSELGMIGVGRVFRAYLSGEIESDDDVAVAFDPETLEPLSDSLVSMDYNFRRALRKGLISREGYKRLITTAKNLFYPLRNYRRVLNDSEMEEGKKDALSEFIKGEGVDIKREDALEVIGYIRKLLRG
- a CDS encoding YcaO-related McrA-glycine thioamidation protein → MFRDIPVKYVGCTHRALKPAETVQEFKDKLPAIGVTRITEITHLDRVGIPVFSAIRPTAEEGAVSIYAGKGATRNQARASAIMEAFERYSAERKKGDRTILAHQDEAENCIDPSSLILPGGSAPDHEIEWIEAENIETMERVLVPANAVFHPYNPPVDGIGLFRSNTNGLASGNFTEEAVFHGLMEVIERDAWSIFEARRGPKIEIDCSGTDNDIIAGLLERFERAEIEVTLLDLTSDTCIATVAAVADDVKLRDPALLTMGVGTHLDPEVAVIRALTEVAQSRATQIHGTREDTVRAVFMRRAGYERMKRLNRHWFREADETIGICDMEDLSTRSFRRDLEVTLERLRRVGLRDVLFTDLTRDVGVPVVRVIVPGLEVFSVDPERAGPRLRSAL